One Picosynechococcus sp. PCC 7003 DNA segment encodes these proteins:
- a CDS encoding VWA domain-containing protein produces MKTPTITLIPMHGAIAKDRSVTLDVLIKIEPPTVEIDENARPPLNLGFVLDKSGSMHGDKLDYAKQAIAYAIQQLLPSDRLSLTLFDTQVETKIPSTLATDKQRLLEIVKLIRSGSSTALHDGWVQGGIQVSEYLNRDHLNRVILLSDGLANVGETNPDVIASDVHGLMKTGITTSALGVGRDYDEDLLEAIARSGDGNFFHIASPEDLPQIFETELQGLATTLGRAVTLKLDPQGGTTVKEVLNDLEREEPEAIKLPNLTVVNPLKVVVRLRLPALSAGTDVLKVTLQWEDTDNQQTCTQEASLQLQVVSPEQLSDFPANQEVQEQVALLMAARARQEAIDRLDRGDMTGAVQSLQQSAVMLEAMPASAPLMEELSNLKDLAEDFEQGDRQMSRKRAMAEKYHLNRSRSAQYGKKRPKK; encoded by the coding sequence ATGAAGACGCCAACCATTACCTTGATCCCGATGCATGGGGCGATCGCCAAGGATCGTTCTGTGACGTTAGATGTGTTGATTAAGATCGAGCCACCGACAGTGGAGATCGATGAAAATGCCCGTCCCCCTTTGAATCTGGGGTTTGTGCTGGATAAGTCCGGGTCCATGCACGGGGATAAATTAGACTACGCCAAACAAGCGATCGCCTATGCCATTCAACAACTGCTCCCGAGCGATCGCCTCAGTCTGACATTGTTTGATACCCAAGTAGAAACAAAAATCCCCAGCACCTTGGCCACCGATAAGCAGCGATTGCTGGAAATAGTGAAGCTGATTCGTTCTGGCAGTTCCACCGCCCTCCATGACGGTTGGGTGCAGGGGGGCATCCAAGTGAGTGAATATCTCAACCGTGACCATCTAAACCGTGTGATTCTGTTGTCCGATGGTCTGGCGAACGTGGGGGAAACCAACCCCGATGTGATTGCCAGTGATGTCCATGGGCTAATGAAAACAGGCATTACGACTTCTGCCCTGGGGGTAGGTCGGGATTACGACGAAGATCTCCTGGAGGCGATCGCCCGCAGTGGGGATGGTAATTTTTTCCACATTGCTTCACCGGAAGATTTACCGCAGATCTTTGAGACGGAACTGCAAGGACTGGCAACAACCCTCGGTCGTGCGGTGACGTTAAAGCTCGACCCCCAAGGCGGTACAACGGTGAAGGAAGTGCTGAATGATTTGGAACGGGAAGAACCTGAAGCGATTAAGTTGCCGAACTTGACTGTGGTTAATCCCCTGAAAGTGGTGGTGCGGTTACGTTTACCGGCTCTCTCGGCAGGGACGGATGTGCTCAAGGTCACATTGCAGTGGGAGGATACCGATAATCAACAAACTTGCACCCAAGAGGCCTCTCTTCAATTACAGGTGGTCAGTCCAGAGCAACTCAGTGATTTCCCTGCAAATCAGGAAGTGCAGGAACAGGTGGCACTACTCATGGCAGCGAGGGCGCGGCAAGAGGCAATTGACCGTTTAGACCGGGGTGACATGACTGGGGCGGTGCAATCTTTGCAGCAATCGGCGGTGATGTTAGAGGCGATGCCCGCTTCAGCTCCCTTGATGGAGGAACTGTCTAATTTGAAGGATTTAGCGGAGGATTTTGAGCAAGGCGATCGCCAGATGTCCCGTAAGCGAGCGATGGCGGAAAAGTACCATCTGAACCGTAGTCGCTCAGCCCAATATGGTAAAAAACGACCCAAGAAATAG
- a CDS encoding DUF262 domain-containing protein — MDKPKSLDNLFEKKIFRIPDYQRGYAWQKSQLKDFWEDLVNLADNRSHYTGVLTLKEVKSDEIDVSDNEYWLVEDYSYKIYHIVDGQQRLTTFVIFLQALIDVVKQISDADKDKKEIYITDTLSLETVISRYLFQAKPPNNLYRTYKFGYTIDNPSYDYLKYKIFNESGTGSIKETFYTLNLKNAKQYFYEQLKSLYSDNGMKGLQKVYKKLTKKFLFNEYIIEDEFDVFVAFETMNNRGKKLSDLELLKNRLIYLTTLYSDDELDPAGRRSLRDEINNAWKEVYHQLGRNEKRPLNDDDFLKAHWIMYFKYSKKRGNDYINFLLDEQFSPQKVHKKIEHEVILDLPEEQRTDLEADETENNDLEEPSAMKIVSLRPQEIKEYVNSLKESAVHWFNSYYPYLSTSLTDEERHALDRLNRVGIGYFRPLVMSILKNEKDAEKRIELFDAIERFIFIVFRLCQSRSNYRNSEFYNAARELNQGTLKLEDIKSKLDNSALFCFDEDGKFDSKYFYDYLYKRFKNEEKSGYYGWSGLRYFLYEYELKLLSHGVAKKVTWDDLLRTPKDKISIEHIFPQKPTEDWKQSFSSVAEENYYYYSGSLGNLLLLSMSINSALQNHSFNEKKNPKYNNLGEKTRNGYSNGSHSEIEVSQNEDWNPKTIKVRGIKLLTFMEERWRIKFKEGIKEELLFLPD; from the coding sequence ATGGATAAGCCAAAATCACTAGACAATCTTTTTGAAAAGAAAATATTCAGAATACCTGATTATCAGAGAGGATATGCGTGGCAGAAAAGTCAACTAAAGGATTTTTGGGAAGATCTAGTTAACCTTGCTGATAATCGTTCACACTATACTGGTGTTCTGACTTTAAAAGAGGTCAAAAGTGATGAAATTGACGTTAGTGACAATGAATATTGGCTTGTTGAAGATTATTCTTATAAAATTTATCATATTGTTGATGGTCAGCAACGTCTGACTACTTTTGTGATTTTTTTGCAGGCATTAATTGATGTTGTTAAACAAATTAGTGACGCTGACAAGGATAAAAAAGAGATATACATCACAGATACTCTGAGTCTAGAGACTGTAATCAGTCGATATTTATTCCAAGCTAAACCACCAAATAACCTCTACAGGACATATAAATTTGGGTATACAATCGATAATCCCAGCTATGATTATCTTAAATATAAAATCTTTAACGAAAGTGGTACTGGCTCCATTAAAGAGACATTCTATACACTTAATTTAAAGAATGCTAAGCAGTACTTTTATGAGCAGCTTAAGAGCCTCTACTCGGACAATGGAATGAAGGGGCTTCAGAAAGTTTATAAAAAACTGACCAAGAAATTTCTATTTAATGAATATATCATCGAAGATGAATTTGACGTATTTGTTGCGTTTGAAACGATGAATAATCGGGGCAAGAAATTGTCAGATCTAGAGCTGCTTAAGAATCGTCTTATTTACTTAACGACACTCTATTCTGATGATGAACTTGATCCTGCTGGAAGACGTAGTTTGAGAGATGAAATTAATAACGCTTGGAAAGAAGTTTATCATCAATTAGGACGTAATGAAAAGCGACCCTTAAATGATGATGATTTCTTAAAAGCACATTGGATTATGTATTTTAAATATTCTAAGAAGCGAGGAAATGATTATATTAATTTTTTACTAGATGAACAATTCTCTCCACAAAAAGTCCATAAAAAAATTGAGCATGAGGTTATCCTTGACCTGCCAGAAGAACAGCGAACTGATTTAGAAGCTGATGAAACTGAAAATAATGATTTAGAAGAGCCTTCCGCTATGAAGATAGTATCACTGCGGCCACAGGAAATCAAAGAATATGTCAATAGTCTTAAAGAATCCGCAGTACATTGGTTTAATTCTTATTACCCATATTTGTCAACTAGCTTAACTGATGAAGAAAGACATGCACTTGATCGATTAAATAGGGTAGGGATTGGATACTTTCGTCCCTTAGTGATGTCTATCCTTAAAAATGAAAAGGATGCAGAAAAAAGAATTGAATTGTTTGATGCAATTGAGCGCTTTATTTTTATTGTGTTTCGCCTATGTCAATCTCGCAGCAATTATCGTAATAGTGAATTTTATAATGCAGCTCGTGAACTTAATCAAGGTACTCTAAAGCTCGAAGATATTAAAAGCAAACTGGATAACTCTGCATTATTTTGCTTTGATGAAGATGGAAAATTCGACTCTAAATATTTTTATGACTATTTATATAAGCGTTTTAAAAATGAAGAAAAAAGCGGGTACTATGGCTGGAGTGGTTTAAGATATTTTCTCTATGAATATGAATTAAAATTACTCTCTCATGGTGTAGCAAAAAAAGTTACCTGGGATGATTTATTGAGGACTCCTAAGGACAAAATTTCTATTGAACACATATTCCCTCAAAAGCCTACTGAAGATTGGAAACAGAGCTTTTCTAGTGTAGCAGAAGAAAATTACTATTATTACAGCGGTTCACTTGGAAATTTACTGTTACTATCAATGTCGATTAACAGTGCGCTACAAAACCACTCATTTAACGAGAAGAAAAATCCAAAATATAATAATCTAGGAGAAAAAACTCGGAATGGTTATTCTAATGGATCACATTCTGAAATTGAAGTGTCACAAAATGAAGACTGGAATCCTAAAACAATCAAAGTCAGAGGGATTAAATTATTAACTTTTATGGAGGAGCGTTGGAGAATAAAATTCAAGGAAGGTATAAAAGAAGAATTGCTTTTTCTGCCGGACTAA
- a CDS encoding MerR family transcriptional regulator, giving the protein MNTLLELSQTHPSWDIDTFVEVTNELLPQYLASNPVNDRSQEPINPRLVRFYTTKGVLDKPEKEGREARYLYRHLLQLLLIRRLLSEGYSISSIQPITGAKSNPELEALLQGGVQLKAETLNPALAFLSKVKARQEGKISFPKTTSQDLQTFQAPKRSAAETQDYSWGQSEETAVADWRRVKVLPGLEIHIRHDFMPPATSQELANLCQLISRKLQAIFQFSKVPK; this is encoded by the coding sequence ATGAACACCCTACTTGAACTCTCCCAGACGCATCCCTCATGGGATATTGATACTTTCGTTGAGGTTACTAATGAATTATTGCCTCAATACCTCGCAAGTAATCCGGTCAATGATCGCTCCCAAGAGCCAATCAATCCGCGTCTGGTGCGGTTCTATACCACTAAAGGGGTTTTAGATAAGCCAGAAAAGGAAGGTCGGGAAGCCCGTTATCTCTACCGTCATCTGCTGCAACTGCTGTTGATCCGGCGTCTGTTGAGTGAGGGTTACAGTATTTCCTCGATACAGCCAATTACCGGGGCAAAAAGTAATCCGGAGTTAGAGGCGTTATTGCAGGGGGGTGTTCAGCTCAAAGCAGAAACTCTAAATCCAGCTTTGGCCTTCTTGAGTAAGGTAAAAGCCCGGCAGGAGGGCAAGATCAGTTTTCCTAAGACAACTTCCCAAGATTTGCAAACATTCCAGGCTCCCAAAAGGAGTGCTGCAGAAACCCAAGATTATTCGTGGGGACAGTCTGAGGAGACGGCGGTGGCAGATTGGCGACGGGTGAAGGTCTTACCCGGTTTAGAAATCCATATCCGCCATGATTTTATGCCACCGGCCACGTCCCAAGAGTTAGCGAATTTGTGCCAATTAATTTCCCGCAAGTTACAAGCAATATTCCAATTCAGTAAGGTACCGAAATGA
- a CDS encoding DIP1984 family protein encodes MKLAEALILRADSQTKISQLRQRLVKVAKVQEGEEPPENPKDLLRQLDEIFIQLETLIQCINRTNSQADFGEGLTLADALAKRDVLAMRYQALNKLVNASSDLQDRYSRTEIKMCSTVNVVKMQTKLDGVAKQYRELDTQIQSLNWQVDLLE; translated from the coding sequence ATGAAACTTGCCGAAGCATTAATTCTACGCGCTGACAGTCAAACAAAAATTTCTCAACTACGTCAACGTTTAGTTAAGGTTGCCAAGGTTCAAGAAGGGGAAGAACCACCAGAAAACCCTAAAGACCTATTACGTCAATTGGATGAAATATTCATCCAACTAGAAACTTTAATTCAATGTATTAATCGTACTAACTCTCAGGCAGATTTTGGTGAGGGTCTAACCCTAGCCGACGCCCTTGCAAAACGCGATGTGTTAGCTATGCGTTACCAAGCCTTAAATAAGCTAGTAAACGCGTCATCGGACTTACAAGACCGTTATAGTCGTACAGAAATTAAAATGTGTAGTACAGTCAATGTTGTCAAAATGCAGACGAAACTCGACGGCGTAGCAAAGCAATATCGAGAACTCGACACTCAAATCCAGAGCCTGAATTGGCAAGTGGACTTACTAGAATAA
- a CDS encoding type II toxin-antitoxin system VapB family antitoxin — MVKEAFRLTNVRTKKELMHLALQALIKSQKKHDLLDLSGKIQFQPDYDYKMLRSDFPEV, encoded by the coding sequence CTGGTTAAGGAAGCCTTTCGGTTAACCAATGTGCGCACGAAGAAAGAACTGATGCATCTTGCACTCCAAGCCCTGATTAAAAGCCAGAAAAAACATGATTTACTGGATTTGAGTGGCAAAATTCAATTTCAGCCTGACTATGATTACAAAATGCTCCGTAGTGATTTCCCGGAAGTCTAA
- a CDS encoding exodeoxyribonuclease V subunit beta → MPLTKQQEKAVTSKTSVSVTAGAGTGKTHMLAARYLHHLTENGYSPLQVVAMTFTEKAATELRARIRQAIAQEHPDRFDWLAEVEAAQISTFHAVAMRICREHPEAAGVPATFQPLDEWEGKIWQAEQLNLALAEMPTELYGDIPYSTLKEAIAALLGDPLSARKALEKTREDWFPAFRDKQQQVIKHLLASEIWQETQAIITQYQGAPGDKLEQVRQTLGEFMADLEGYQDDITGDRFQSTLQALQTLKVGNVGSKKSWPSEDVKNIVRSQAIAFRDFVKKSPEISLLGLTLGELDERETQWVTTLKGAFQWVEQRLKKIKQQARVLDFNDLEIYALKALENESVQKYYQDRWQAYLIDEFQDTNPTQGKLLEALTGNSILTIVGDDKQSIYGFRRADVEVFRTWRSQLENSVDLTTSFRTHDSLVNNINTVFRPVLADLHQDLDAHRQDDPHPAPHLEFYVLKEKMAIVDARTVEARQIAQHIYEMLSQEITIWDKATRKLRAIAPKDIAILSRTWDPLEIYSQALAQWQIPFLQTSGGNLLDTHEVLDGLSLLQFIANPYDDLALVAILRSPFLTLSDRLLYELRPHGKDQKWWSCLKESKQPAVKQRVAILQQLLRQRNILSPSQLLQLADKLTGYSAVIANLPQAERRLADWQGFLELLRSLEQGTADVLSVVRRLQRFQRHGVKIPRPPLEAENAVALMTIHAAKGLEWSVVIVPDLTRKQKNNSAAILFDPDFGVALKQRDDQGKLQKSVLFQLLEGNQKERETAEAKRVLYVALTRARDRLILTTPQQKGGGFDLLQPGLEDFPIKGIDPDLYPPAESWWKGDEPLESQAAPELLLEPSQSNGLELPITALTTYARCPKKFYFEHIIRHPGLREGESHYGAAIGSLTHIALEKDYKTVEQLDFHNQDPKLPLEKVQEALDLAQAFRTDPVFATFQEGEKEVTLELSQNKLVLNGRADLIGADFVLDIKTDSKPNPIEHRFQLWAYARAAGKPQAHIAYLRQRQLHTFHPTDLEDINQEAHTLMQQIAQRDYTPKPDPEHCVYCPYNQICEAGQLALQIDAI, encoded by the coding sequence ATGCCTTTAACGAAACAACAAGAAAAAGCAGTTACCTCAAAAACTAGCGTTAGTGTCACTGCCGGAGCCGGGACAGGAAAAACCCACATGCTGGCGGCCCGCTATCTCCATCATCTTACAGAAAATGGTTACTCTCCCCTCCAGGTGGTGGCAATGACCTTTACGGAAAAAGCAGCCACAGAATTACGGGCACGAATCCGTCAGGCGATCGCCCAGGAACATCCCGACCGATTTGATTGGCTCGCGGAGGTAGAGGCCGCCCAGATTAGTACCTTCCATGCGGTGGCGATGCGGATTTGTCGGGAGCATCCCGAAGCGGCGGGGGTACCGGCAACGTTTCAACCCCTCGATGAATGGGAAGGCAAGATTTGGCAAGCAGAACAGTTAAATCTAGCCCTGGCTGAAATGCCGACGGAACTCTATGGCGATATTCCCTATTCCACCCTCAAAGAGGCGATCGCCGCTCTCCTAGGAGATCCCCTCAGTGCCCGTAAAGCATTAGAAAAAACCCGTGAGGATTGGTTCCCTGCTTTCCGAGATAAACAGCAGCAGGTGATTAAACACCTATTAGCAAGTGAAATCTGGCAAGAAACCCAAGCCATCATAACCCAATATCAAGGGGCACCGGGGGATAAGTTGGAACAGGTGCGCCAAACCCTAGGGGAGTTCATGGCAGACCTGGAAGGTTATCAAGATGATATTACAGGCGATCGCTTTCAGAGCACCTTACAGGCCCTACAAACCTTGAAAGTGGGTAATGTAGGCTCGAAAAAAAGTTGGCCTAGCGAAGATGTCAAAAATATTGTCCGCAGTCAGGCGATCGCCTTTCGGGATTTTGTCAAAAAATCTCCTGAAATTTCTCTGCTGGGTCTCACCTTGGGGGAATTGGACGAACGGGAAACCCAATGGGTGACTACTTTAAAAGGTGCTTTTCAGTGGGTAGAACAACGGCTAAAGAAAATCAAACAGCAAGCGCGGGTATTGGATTTTAATGATCTCGAAATCTACGCCCTAAAAGCTCTCGAAAACGAGTCAGTCCAGAAGTATTACCAAGATCGTTGGCAGGCTTACCTGATTGATGAATTTCAGGATACAAATCCTACCCAAGGTAAATTGCTCGAAGCCCTCACGGGAAATAGCATTCTGACCATTGTAGGAGATGATAAGCAGTCAATTTATGGCTTCCGGCGGGCTGATGTGGAAGTCTTCCGGACTTGGCGATCGCAATTAGAAAATAGCGTTGACCTGACGACCAGTTTTCGTACCCATGACAGTTTAGTCAACAATATCAATACGGTATTTCGCCCTGTTCTTGCAGATTTACATCAAGATTTAGATGCCCATCGTCAAGATGACCCCCACCCAGCCCCCCATTTAGAGTTTTATGTCCTAAAAGAGAAAATGGCGATCGTCGACGCCCGCACAGTGGAAGCCCGACAGATTGCCCAACACATCTACGAAATGCTGTCCCAAGAAATCACGATCTGGGATAAAGCAACCCGAAAATTGAGGGCGATCGCCCCGAAGGACATTGCCATTCTCTCCCGCACCTGGGACCCCCTGGAGATCTACAGTCAAGCCCTGGCCCAATGGCAAATTCCCTTCCTCCAAACCAGTGGGGGAAATCTCCTCGATACCCATGAAGTCTTGGATGGCCTATCGCTGCTTCAGTTTATTGCGAATCCCTACGATGATCTAGCCTTGGTGGCGATTCTGCGGAGTCCATTTCTCACCCTAAGCGATCGCTTACTCTATGAACTGCGCCCCCATGGTAAAGATCAAAAATGGTGGTCTTGCCTCAAAGAAAGCAAACAGCCGGCAGTAAAACAACGGGTGGCGATCCTGCAACAGCTCCTCCGGCAACGGAATATTCTATCTCCTTCCCAGCTTTTGCAACTGGCAGATAAACTGACGGGCTATTCTGCTGTGATCGCCAATCTGCCCCAGGCTGAGCGTCGCCTCGCCGATTGGCAAGGCTTCTTAGAACTCCTCCGTTCTTTGGAACAGGGGACGGCGGATGTGTTGTCTGTGGTGCGGCGTCTGCAACGTTTCCAGCGCCATGGGGTGAAAATTCCCCGGCCGCCCCTCGAAGCAGAAAATGCCGTTGCTTTGATGACGATCCACGCCGCAAAGGGTTTGGAATGGTCGGTGGTGATTGTGCCAGATCTCACCAGAAAACAAAAAAATAATAGTGCCGCCATTCTATTCGACCCAGACTTTGGCGTAGCCCTTAAACAACGGGATGACCAAGGTAAACTCCAGAAATCCGTACTGTTTCAACTCCTCGAAGGGAACCAAAAAGAGCGGGAAACTGCAGAAGCTAAACGGGTGTTGTATGTGGCCCTCACCCGCGCCCGCGATCGCCTGATTTTGACCACTCCCCAACAGAAAGGCGGAGGTTTTGACCTACTGCAACCAGGGCTAGAGGATTTTCCCATTAAAGGCATTGACCCAGATCTATATCCCCCAGCAGAGTCCTGGTGGAAAGGCGATGAACCCTTAGAATCCCAGGCAGCACCCGAATTACTTCTAGAACCGTCCCAAAGTAATGGTTTGGAGCTACCGATAACAGCGCTGACGACCTATGCCCGCTGCCCGAAAAAATTCTACTTTGAGCACATCATCAGGCATCCAGGTTTGCGCGAAGGGGAAAGTCATTACGGGGCGGCGATTGGTTCCCTTACCCATATTGCCCTCGAAAAAGACTATAAAACTGTTGAACAATTAGATTTTCATAACCAGGATCCCAAGCTCCCCCTAGAAAAAGTACAAGAGGCCCTCGATCTAGCTCAAGCTTTCCGGACAGATCCAGTATTTGCGACTTTCCAAGAGGGTGAAAAAGAAGTTACTTTAGAACTCAGTCAGAATAAACTAGTCCTCAATGGCCGGGCGGATCTAATTGGTGCAGATTTTGTCCTCGACATTAAAACAGATTCCAAGCCAAATCCTATAGAACACCGTTTTCAACTCTGGGCCTATGCCAGAGCAGCAGGAAAACCTCAGGCCCATATTGCCTACCTCCGCCAGCGGCAACTCCATACGTTTCACCCAACAGATTTGGAGGATATTAACCAAGAAGCCCATACTCTAATGCAACAGATCGCCCAGCGGGACTATACGCCTAAACCCGACCCTGAGCATTGTGTCTACTGTCCTTACAATCAGATTTGTGAGGCTGGACAACTTGCCTTGCAAATAGATGCCATCTAG
- a CDS encoding nucleotidyltransferase family protein yields MQTAPKNLPQPLDVIEQFCERWHITEFALFGSVLRDDFCSDSDIDVLVTFAPDFQRGFNETIQIKQELEVLFGRKVDLLIKTAITRSSNWLRRRNILESAEVIYAKGS; encoded by the coding sequence ATGCAAACCGCCCCAAAAAACCTACCCCAGCCCCTTGATGTCATTGAACAATTCTGTGAACGCTGGCACATTACAGAATTTGCCCTTTTTGGCTCCGTGTTACGGGATGATTTCTGTTCAGACAGTGATATTGATGTATTAGTTACTTTTGCGCCTGACTTTCAGCGGGGGTTTAACGAAACCATTCAAATTAAGCAGGAATTAGAAGTTCTATTTGGTCGTAAAGTAGACCTTCTGATTAAAACGGCGATCACCCGCAGTAGCAATTGGCTACGTCGCCGAAATATCCTTGAATCTGCTGAGGTGATCTATGCCAAGGGATCTTGA